A genomic window from Daphnia carinata strain CSIRO-1 chromosome 9, CSIRO_AGI_Dcar_HiC_V3, whole genome shotgun sequence includes:
- the LOC130697275 gene encoding uncharacterized protein LOC130697275 gives MVVQAILRKIYVDDYLGSAASVEEGVKEAIAVAETLASADLHLQGWISNSPDLIQKILEGRVVSTTQKAPQHSLTSNEGEKVLGVFWNTTSDTLGFPVKGLEDIQYTRVGLISKVASVFDPLGTASPLIVKAKIRLRELGIKGLDWTDSVDEEDKIWWQSWFQMLSKLTEVALDRCLFQNVESIAESQIHTFCDASEEAYGALVYLRNTYGDACVKIVQIKGSTKIAPKKCLSVPKLELNAALLGSRLALFVSSCLSHRISRRYFWTDSSTVRNWIRATVSFYQVFVANRVGEIQTLTQTEEWRFIPMRLYPADGATRSNIEEDVLPELWLNGPGFLLRPSRDWPEDLPWLAVAEEIRKCKVKLTRVDEPPDWSKLMIDQSNISSVLKLEGEFLEVVKACQFEAFGDELRRLGKGKGLHHTSHLLPLSPILGKDGIIRLGGRIGRAKLPYDVVHPPLLPNKH, from the coding sequence ATGGTAGTTCAAGCTATCTTACGCAAGATCTACGTCGATGACTATTTAGGATCAGCCGCGTCTGTAGAGGAAGGAGTTAAAGAAGCCATAGCTGTCGCCGAAACTCTAGCGTCGGCGGATCTGCACCTCCAGGGTTGGATATCGAACTCTCCCGATCTCATTCAGAAAATTTTGGAAGGCAGAGTAGTATCGACCACCCAAAAGGCGCCACAACATTCCCTCACCAGCAACGAAGGTGAAAAAGTACTTGGTGTTTTCTGGAACACCACTTCAGACACTCTAGGATTCCCAGTAAAAGGATTAGAAGACATCCAGTACACAAGAGTAGGCCTTATCAGCAAGGTCGCTAGCGTCTTTGATCCACTTGGAACTGCTTCACCGCTCATAGTCAAGGCAAAAATCCGTCTGAGAGAGCTCGGAATTAAGGGACTGGATTGGACGGACTCTGTGGACGAAGAAGATAAGATCTGGTGGCAATCTTGGTTCCAGATGCTCAGTAAACTCACGGAAGTTGCGCTTGATCGCTGCCTATTTCAGAATGTTGAAAGCATCGCGGAGTCTCAGATCCACACTTTTTGCGACGCTTCAGAGGAGGCTTACGGTGCGTTGGTCTATCTCCGTAACACCTATGGTGATGCGTGTGTGAAAATCGTGCAAATAAAGGGCAGCACTAAAATTGCACCGAAGAAATGTTTATCTGTTCCCAAGCTCGAGCTTAATGCAGCTTTGCTCGGTTCCCGCTTGGCACTTTTCGTCAGTAGCTGCCTAAGCCACAGGATTTCCAGGCGATACTTTTGGACAGATTCCAGCACCGTAAGGAACTGGATTAGGGCGACAGTTTCATTCTACCAGGTGTTCGTGGCCAATCGAGTGGGGGAGATTCAGACACTTACACAGACCGAAGAATGGAGATTCATTCCGATGCGTTTGTATCCAGCAGACGGAGCGACTCGGTCCAACATAGAAGAAGATGTGCTTCCCGAGCTTTGGTTAAACGGGCCTGGATTCCTTTTGCGGCCAAGCAGGGATTGGCCAGAGGATTTGCCCTGGTTAGCTGTAGCcgaagaaataagaaaatgtaaagTTAAACTAACCAGAGTTGACGAGCCTCCTGATTGGTCCAAGCTAATGATCGATCAATCCAACATTTCGTCTGTATTGAAGTTGGAAGGTGAGTTTTTGGAGGTGGTGAAAGCCTGTCAATTTGAGGCTTTTGGTGATGAGCTGAGACGTTTGGGAAAGGGAAAAGGGCTCCATCATACTTCCCATCTCCTCCCGTTGAGCCCAATTCTAGGAAAGGACGGTATAATACGACTAGGAGGAAGGATTGGACGCGCTAAGCTGCCGTACGATGTCGTCCATCCCCCGCTGTTACCGAACAAGCACTAG
- the LOC130697276 gene encoding uncharacterized protein LOC130697276 has protein sequence MEQHEALQLRYVHQVGVVQERFQEYLEARINDPASEAVSLHSSRHSNREGLQFSSRHPLLRSDDVTSNRAQPSQLTSRAAPRNSIELSVGLERVDVRDGTDLEMEQAERDLQRLILEVDDGASSRSASRGFKDIVGWCDNQRRWISPEADGRADSLPDEWIDLYSSGRLLPIHDQNLGSRSSVRADLELYYGKALDWFCWIDLFRALVHDSNKSAGEKLALLKRHLRGDCADIVHGLGGGEAAYIEALTRLKQTCGRRDVMRAAHLQAIDKLELKHDPSNFKRYAEKLRTHLFDLSWIGVTSSADLIERVCQRLQLQDRLAWNMERRGEVEDRTLNSFGSWLCVRASAYQNAYSIAADQLPSPSTKTNHRHQVRSHQSVTKTQTEVTPPKPRVVVAFCFRCEKEHRLAECEDFKTLSVGDRVGLCAKHRLCFSCLGSKHSARDCNYRKACKFEGCKYTHHPLLHDFSSGLSESARNNTLRAAQPARHKIAMRMIRLEIIAADGTITPTNVFVDEGSDTPLMRQGLASRLSIRGPRQVLEVDGAGGVVNRYSSQKIEIQMRSTTGETFKLLLSTLPQVAAPTPKIDWPNLKHRWAHLSDLPVKETGGPVDVLIGMDYGHLLAVLESRYGGESEPIASRTRLGWILRRVIDRDSTVTTARLHKITNEFRSCDNININ, from the coding sequence ATGGAGCAGCATGAAGCCTTACAGCTACGTTACGTACACCAAGTAGGCGTAGTACAAGAAAGATTTCAGGAGTATCTGGAAGCTCGAATCAACGACCCAGCATCTGAGGCAGTGAGTTTGCACTCCTCACGACACAGCAATCGTGAAGGTTTGCAGTTTAGCTCCCGCCATCCCCTCTTGAGAAGTGACGACGTCACGTCTAACAGGGCTCAACCTTCTCAATTGACCAGCAGAGCGGCACCACGCAACAGTATTGAGTTATCGGTAGGCTTAGAACGGGTTGATGTTCGTGATGGAACTGATTTGGAGATGGAGCAAGCCGAAAGGGACCTTCAACGTTTGATTCTGGAGGTAGATGACGGAGCCAGTTCCCGTTCCGCATCAAGAGGATTTAAAGACATCGTCGGATGGTGTGACAACCAGCGCCGGTGGATCTCTCCTGAAGCAGATGGAAGGGCGGATAGCCTACCTGATGAGTGGATCGACCTTTACAGTTCCGGCCGACTGCTGCCAATACACGACCAGAACCTAGGTTCTCGCTCTTCAGTGAGGGCGGATTTGGAGCTTTATTACGGCAAAGCCCTAGATTGGTTTTGTTGGATCGATTTATTTCGAGCCTTAGTGCACGACTCGAACAAATCCGCCGGCGAAAAGCTCGCACTACTTAAACGACATTTGAGAGGAGACTGTGCCGACATAGTGCATGGCTTGGGAGGAGGTGAAGCAGCCTATATTGAAGCCCTTACAAGACTAAAGCAGACGTGTGGCAGACGTGATGTGATGCGGGCAGCACACTTGCAGGCCATTGATAAGTTAGAGCTGAAGCACGATCCCTCTAACTTCAAACGCTACGCGGAGAAGTTACGCACTCATCTTTTCGACCTCAGCTGGATTGGAGTGACCTCTTCCGCAGATCTAATCGAAAGGGTCTGCCAACGCCTACAGCTACAAGACCGATTAGCCTGGAATATGGAGCGTCGTGGGGAAGTTGAAGATCGCACATTAAACTCGTTTGGAAGTTGGCTCTGCGTTCGCGCATCCGCCTACCAAAACGCCTATAGCATAGCAGCCGATCAGTTACCTTCACCTTCTACCAAGACTAATCATCGTCATCAAGTCCGGTCACATCAAAGTGTCACCAAAACTCAGACCGAAGTCACCCCGCCGAAACCAAGAGTAGTAGTCGCtttctgttttcgctgtgaaAAGGAACATCGTCTCGCCGAATGCGAAGATTTTAAGACCCTCTCAGTGGGAGACCGAGTAGGTTTGTGCGCCAAACATCGACTGTGTTTCAGCTGCCTGGGATCGAAACATAGTGCAAGAGATTGTAATTACAGGAAGGCCTGCAAGTTCGAAGGTTGTAAATATACTCACCACCCCCTCTTGCACGATTTCTCAAGTGGCCTAAGTGAAAGTGCCCGAAACAACACTCTACGAGCCGCCCAACCAGCTCGTCACAAAATTGCCATGAGGATGATACGCTTAGAAATCATTGCCGCTGATGGTACGATAACTCCAACGAACGTCTTCGTAGATGAAGGAAGCGATACGCCGTTGATGAGGCAAGGACTTGCAAGCCGCTTGAGCATTCGGGGCCCTCGACAAGTATTAGAAGTGGATGGGGCCGGTGGAGTTGTCAACCGTTATTCTTCACAGAAAATCGAAATCCAGATGCGCTCAACTACCGGGGAAACTTTTAAGTTGCTGCTTTCCACCTTACCACAAGTAGCAGCACCTACACCGAAGATCGACTGGCCGAATCTGAAGCACCGGTGGGCTCATCTGTCCGACCTACCAGTTAAGGAAACGGGTGGACCAGTTGATGTCCTGATAGGAATGGATTACGGACATCTGTTGGCGGTATTAGAGTCGAGATACGGAGGGGAATCTGAGCCAATAGCTTCTCGTACGAGGTTGGGGTGGATCCTTCGGAGAGTTATCGACAGAGACTCCACTGTGACTACAGCGAGGCTTCACAAGATTACGAACGAGTTTCGCAGCTGTGACAATATCAACATCAACTAA